From Myxococcota bacterium, the proteins below share one genomic window:
- a CDS encoding DNA primase small subunit domain-containing protein, giving the protein DPGPGVTWPDVRRVALEVKSLLDDHQLIGWPKTSGSRGMHINVRIAPRWPFGEVRRAALALAREIERRAPQLATSKWWKEERRGVFLDYNQNAKDRTTCSAYSVRPLDDARVSTPLTWAEVPDCEPADFTVFTVPARLAKMGDPHAGIDRAAGSLEPLLELAARDEAAGLGDAPWPPHFRKMEGEAPRVAPSRKKGAAKAKPARVKLPLVTVANSPDKAAALAGLERWKARHPRVAERLAVDDVLVDAMRGRSSTWTRVRVNLRHVPEAERPAPETPDPDDDPTRAWRSARRKRGGDA; this is encoded by the coding sequence GACCCCGGGCCGGGAGTCACTTGGCCCGACGTGCGGCGCGTAGCGCTTGAGGTGAAGTCACTCCTCGACGACCACCAGCTCATCGGCTGGCCGAAGACCAGCGGCTCGCGCGGCATGCACATCAACGTTCGCATCGCGCCCCGCTGGCCCTTCGGGGAAGTCCGGCGGGCAGCGCTGGCGCTCGCGCGCGAGATCGAGCGGCGCGCGCCCCAGCTCGCCACCTCGAAGTGGTGGAAGGAGGAGCGGCGCGGCGTGTTTCTCGACTACAACCAGAACGCCAAGGACCGCACGACCTGCTCGGCCTACTCGGTGCGGCCGCTCGACGACGCGCGTGTCTCGACGCCACTCACCTGGGCCGAGGTGCCGGACTGCGAGCCGGCGGACTTCACCGTGTTCACGGTGCCGGCGCGCCTGGCGAAGATGGGTGACCCGCACGCGGGCATCGACCGGGCGGCCGGGTCACTCGAGCCGCTGCTCGAGCTCGCGGCGCGCGACGAGGCGGCCGGCCTGGGCGACGCCCCCTGGCCGCCGCACTTCCGCAAGATGGAGGGCGAGGCGCCGCGCGTGGCTCCGTCGCGGAAGAAGGGCGCCGCGAAGGCGAAGCCGGCGCGCGTGAAGCTGCCGCTGGTCACGGTCGCGAACTCGCCCGACAAGGCCGCTGCGCTGGCGGGGCTCGAACGCTGGAAGGCGCGCCATCCGCGGGTCGCGGAGAGACTCGCCGTCGACGACGTGCTGGTCGACGCCATGCGCGGGCGCTCGTCGACCTGGACGCGCGTGCGCGTGAACCTGCGCCACGTGCCCGAGGCCGAGCGCCCGGCGCCGGAGACCCCCGACCCCGACGACGACCCGACGCGCGCGTGGCGCTCGGCCCGGCGCAAGCGCGGCGGCGACGCGTGA
- a CDS encoding ATP-dependent DNA ligase: MQLPVPPPVLPMLAKRVAQIPSGPGLIFEPKWDGFRVLVFRDGEELFIQSREERPLDRYFPELRAPLLAQLPERCVLDGELVIASEGGLDFEALQQRLHPAASRVTLLAKETPASIVFFDLLCEGDRDLRGVPFRARRAALERLLARAEPPLHLTPATEDRAIAADWFRRFEGAGLDGVMAKPESGRYEPNKRVMFKVKHERDCDCVVAGFRWHKNGRDQAIGSLLLGLFDDAGALQHVGVASSFSEAKRRELVAFLAPYRSQALADHPWRDWAGPADESRQRRPGARSRWSRDKDLSWEPLRPELVAEVAYDHMQGTRFRHIAHFRRWRPDKPPRDCSYAQLEVVPPHELAEIFASGA; encoded by the coding sequence GTGCAACTCCCGGTGCCCCCGCCGGTCCTGCCGATGCTCGCCAAGCGCGTGGCCCAGATCCCGAGCGGCCCCGGGCTGATCTTCGAGCCCAAGTGGGACGGCTTCCGCGTGCTCGTGTTCCGCGACGGGGAAGAGCTGTTCATCCAGAGCCGCGAGGAGCGGCCACTCGATCGCTACTTCCCCGAGCTGCGTGCCCCCCTGCTCGCGCAGCTCCCAGAGCGCTGCGTGCTCGACGGCGAGCTCGTGATCGCCTCCGAGGGCGGGCTCGACTTCGAGGCGCTGCAGCAGCGCCTGCACCCGGCCGCCTCGCGAGTCACGCTGCTCGCGAAAGAGACCCCGGCCTCGATCGTGTTCTTCGACCTGTTGTGCGAGGGCGACCGCGACCTGCGCGGCGTGCCGTTCCGCGCGCGGCGCGCGGCGCTCGAGCGGCTGCTGGCGCGCGCCGAGCCGCCGCTCCACCTGACTCCCGCGACCGAAGATCGGGCCATCGCCGCCGACTGGTTCCGGCGCTTCGAGGGCGCCGGGCTGGATGGAGTCATGGCGAAGCCCGAGTCGGGCAGGTACGAGCCCAACAAGCGGGTCATGTTCAAGGTGAAGCACGAGCGCGACTGCGACTGTGTGGTCGCCGGCTTCCGCTGGCACAAGAACGGGCGCGATCAGGCGATCGGGTCGCTCCTGCTCGGGCTGTTCGACGACGCCGGGGCACTCCAGCACGTGGGTGTGGCCTCGAGCTTCAGCGAGGCGAAGCGGCGCGAGCTGGTGGCGTTCCTCGCGCCGTACCGCAGCCAGGCGCTTGCCGACCACCCCTGGCGGGACTGGGCGGGTCCAGCCGACGAGAGCAGGCAGCGGCGTCCCGGCGCCAGGAGCCGCTGGAGCCGTGACAAGGACCTGTCGTGGGAGCCGCTGCGGCCGGAGCTCGTGGCCGAGGTCGCCTACGACCACATGCAGGGCACGCGCTTCCGGCACATCGCGCACTTCCGCCGCTGGCGGCCCGACAAGCCGCCGCGCGACTGCAGCTATGCGCAGCTCGAGGTCGTGCCGCCGCACGAGCTGGCGGAGATCTTCGCTTCGGGCGCCTGA